A stretch of the Vigna radiata var. radiata cultivar VC1973A chromosome 7, Vradiata_ver6, whole genome shotgun sequence genome encodes the following:
- the LOC106768536 gene encoding peroxisomal membrane protein PEX14 isoform X1 — MATQSPPPPSTSTATDENQGSETVQLANMDQQNTKEAEPPKPSSIPSVFVNSQPMREEQVQNAVKFLSHPKVRGSPVMYRRSFLEKKGLTKEEIDEAFRRVPDSAPTVQTGGVNQDGQLKSSSNNQQQTQQKTLQPVSPASTGVKTSSGTLPRSRFHWSHALIAVGLLAASGAGTAIIIKKSFLPRLKSWIRKVVLDNDDEQLKKTDDKPTLMEEAAQAAKSAAAAAEEVAKASQEILASKGEERRYFVEVVSLLDKQVQEMKSMTNAIRRLEGQEDLQISQTSSKQLVVNGKADYDMRSVRSSSPPASVQPSSGLHPKSYMEIMAEVQRGEKPSNIRPWEVGQVQNTSTQILQSQVNGEDLNTKTQDTSLVNGDDPLPWWQRKNVRITEIENENESNEVPYAAAYSQLPVQRVWVPPQPPPIAMPGAAEAIRRPKQVAQKEQRSDNQSVAQSSDSSDDIQGVSKPLESGGAVEGSSVSSVPSSSEIQEEHEVQYDEK, encoded by the exons GTTCTGAGACTGTGCAACTAGCCAATATGGATCAACAAAACACCAAAGAAGCAGAGCCTCCCAAACCTAGTTCAATTCCATCAGTATTTGTAAACTCACAACCGATGAGGGAAGAACAAGTTCAGAATGCTGTGAAATTTCTGTCTCACCCAAAAGTTAGAGGTTCACCTGTCATGTATAGGCGATCATTTTTAGAGAAGAAGGGCCTTACAAAGGAGGAGATTGATGAAGCCTTTCGGCGAGTGCCA GATTCAGCTCCAACTGTGCAGACAGGTGGTGTAAATCAAG ATGGGCAATTGAAATCATCATCAAACAATCAGCAACAAACTCAGCAAAAAACATTGCAGCCGGTTTCACCTGCTTCTACTGGTGTTAAAACTTCATCAGGAACATTACCACGCTCAAGATTTCACTGGTCTCATGCCCTTATTGCAGTTGGATTACTGGCTGCTTCAGGTGCTGGAACAGCTATAATAATTAAG AAATCTTTTCTCCCTCGGTTAAAATCTTGGATACGTAAGGTTGTCCTTGACAATGATGATGAACAATTGAAGAAAACTGATGACAAACCAACATTGATGGAAGAAGCTGCACAAGCTGCAAAATCAGCTGCAGCTGCAGCTGAAGAAGTCGCAAAAGCGAGCCAAGAAATTCTGGCTTCAAAAGGTGAAG AGAGGAGATACTTTGTGGAAGTTGTGAGCCTCTTAGACAAGCAAGTACAAGAAATGAAGTCAATGACAAATGCCATAAGAAGATTGGAAG GGCAAGAAGATCTTCAAATCAGTCAAACAAGTTCAAAG CAACTGGTTGTGAATGGCAAAGCGGATTATGACATGCGTTCAG TGAGATCTTCATCTCCACCTGCATCTGTTCAACCATCAAGTGGTCTTCATCCAAAGTCATATATGGAG ATAATGGCCGAGGTCCAAAGAGGAGAGAAGCCTTCTAATATTAGA CCTTGGGAGGTTGGTCAGGTGCAAAACACGTCTACTCAGATTCTTCAATCTCAAGTAAATGGTGAAGACCTGAATACCAAGACCCAGGATACGTCTCTAGTAAATGGGGATGACCCATTGCCCTGGTGGCAGAGGAAAAATGTTAGAATCACAGAgattgagaatgaaaatgagtCTAATGAAGTACCTTATGCTGCTGCATACAGTCAGCTGCCAGTTCAACGTGTATGGGTTCCTCCTCAACCTCCACCCATAGCCATGCCTGGGGCTGCAGAAGCTATCAGACGCCCAAAGCAGGTGGCCCAAAAGGAACAGAGGTCAGATAATCAGTCAGTGGCTCAATCTTCTGACAGCTCTGATGACATTCAAGGGGTCTCAAAACCATTGGAATCTGGAGGTGCAGTAGAGGGCAGCAGTGTCAGCTCAGTTCCCAGCTCCAGTGAGATACAAGAGGAGCATGAAGTCCAATATGATGAGAAATAA
- the LOC106768536 gene encoding peroxisomal membrane protein PEX14 isoform X2, giving the protein MATQSPPPPSTSTATDENQGSETVQLANMDQQNTKEAEPPKPSSIPSVFVNSQPMREEQVQNAVKFLSHPKVRGSPVMYRRSFLEKKGLTKEEIDEAFRRVPDSAPTVQTGGVNQDGQLKSSSNNQQQTQQKTLQPVSPASTGVKTSSGTLPRSRFHWSHALIAVGLLAASGAGTAIIIKKSFLPRLKSWIRKVVLDNDDEQLKKTDDKPTLMEEAAQAAKSAAAAAEEVAKASQEILASKGEERRYFVEVVSLLDKQVQEMKSMTNAIRRLEGQEDLQISQTSSKQLVVNGKADYDMRSVRSSSPPASVQPSSGLHPKSYMEPWEVGQVQNTSTQILQSQVNGEDLNTKTQDTSLVNGDDPLPWWQRKNVRITEIENENESNEVPYAAAYSQLPVQRVWVPPQPPPIAMPGAAEAIRRPKQVAQKEQRSDNQSVAQSSDSSDDIQGVSKPLESGGAVEGSSVSSVPSSSEIQEEHEVQYDEK; this is encoded by the exons GTTCTGAGACTGTGCAACTAGCCAATATGGATCAACAAAACACCAAAGAAGCAGAGCCTCCCAAACCTAGTTCAATTCCATCAGTATTTGTAAACTCACAACCGATGAGGGAAGAACAAGTTCAGAATGCTGTGAAATTTCTGTCTCACCCAAAAGTTAGAGGTTCACCTGTCATGTATAGGCGATCATTTTTAGAGAAGAAGGGCCTTACAAAGGAGGAGATTGATGAAGCCTTTCGGCGAGTGCCA GATTCAGCTCCAACTGTGCAGACAGGTGGTGTAAATCAAG ATGGGCAATTGAAATCATCATCAAACAATCAGCAACAAACTCAGCAAAAAACATTGCAGCCGGTTTCACCTGCTTCTACTGGTGTTAAAACTTCATCAGGAACATTACCACGCTCAAGATTTCACTGGTCTCATGCCCTTATTGCAGTTGGATTACTGGCTGCTTCAGGTGCTGGAACAGCTATAATAATTAAG AAATCTTTTCTCCCTCGGTTAAAATCTTGGATACGTAAGGTTGTCCTTGACAATGATGATGAACAATTGAAGAAAACTGATGACAAACCAACATTGATGGAAGAAGCTGCACAAGCTGCAAAATCAGCTGCAGCTGCAGCTGAAGAAGTCGCAAAAGCGAGCCAAGAAATTCTGGCTTCAAAAGGTGAAG AGAGGAGATACTTTGTGGAAGTTGTGAGCCTCTTAGACAAGCAAGTACAAGAAATGAAGTCAATGACAAATGCCATAAGAAGATTGGAAG GGCAAGAAGATCTTCAAATCAGTCAAACAAGTTCAAAG CAACTGGTTGTGAATGGCAAAGCGGATTATGACATGCGTTCAG TGAGATCTTCATCTCCACCTGCATCTGTTCAACCATCAAGTGGTCTTCATCCAAAGTCATATATGGAG CCTTGGGAGGTTGGTCAGGTGCAAAACACGTCTACTCAGATTCTTCAATCTCAAGTAAATGGTGAAGACCTGAATACCAAGACCCAGGATACGTCTCTAGTAAATGGGGATGACCCATTGCCCTGGTGGCAGAGGAAAAATGTTAGAATCACAGAgattgagaatgaaaatgagtCTAATGAAGTACCTTATGCTGCTGCATACAGTCAGCTGCCAGTTCAACGTGTATGGGTTCCTCCTCAACCTCCACCCATAGCCATGCCTGGGGCTGCAGAAGCTATCAGACGCCCAAAGCAGGTGGCCCAAAAGGAACAGAGGTCAGATAATCAGTCAGTGGCTCAATCTTCTGACAGCTCTGATGACATTCAAGGGGTCTCAAAACCATTGGAATCTGGAGGTGCAGTAGAGGGCAGCAGTGTCAGCTCAGTTCCCAGCTCCAGTGAGATACAAGAGGAGCATGAAGTCCAATATGATGAGAAATAA